The DNA window CGGGCTTCTGGAAGCTGGCCGCCAAATACTGGAAGACCGGCACGAGCGAGATGATCCGCTCCTTCAGCAAAGCGGCCTTCACCCGATCTCTTCAGAAACTCATGCCGGAAATCGGCGAGACGGATCTCATTCCAGGGGGCTCGGGGGTGCGAGCCCAGGCCGTGGACCGCGACGGGAAGCTGCTCGATGACTTCGCCATCATCCGCTCGCCGCTGGCCATCCACATCTGCAACGCGCCGAGCCCCGGGGCGACCGCCTCGCTCCTCATCGGCCGGGCCATCGCCGACATGGCGGAGGAAGCCTGCCCCGCGCTCGCCTCCTGAGGGCCAGCGTCCTCAGGATTTTCTTTCGAGAAACGAAAAGAAAAAATGCATGAGGCGATCCAGCTTTGATTGGCGGATGAAGCGCCAGGTGCGCGTATCCTTGAAGAAAAGATAGAGATTCGACGCCTTGGTCTTGAGAATGTTCACGTCATCGTCATCTACCTGGATGCGGCCGATGCGAAAGAGATTCGATCGGCGGAAGGTGGGGCACTGCGTCAGCACCGCCTCGTAGCCCTCCTCGGCGAACCATCGCTGGAGCGAGCGGTTCGGATATTGCTCCTTGTACGCATGGAACCTGACGCGAATCCCGAGCCGATCCTCGATCGCCTTCCGGGATGCCTTGGCGTCCTCGCGCCATTCGGCCTCGGGCATCTCCCGCAGGGTCGCTCCCCGGCGGCCGAAGGAGCCGATCGTCATGTCGGCCTCTGCCAGCTCGCGGATCTGCGTCCAGTCCATGCAGGGAAAAGTGCCGGCGAAAAGGGAATTTTCTTTTCCCACGAAGTCGGTGGGAATGAAAAAGGCGGCATTGAGATTCCGCTCCCGGAGAAGGGGAAGTACCACCTCCCAGGCATCGCGAAAGCCGCCGTCGAACGTCAGGGAAACGGCGCGAGGAGAAAAGGGCGCCTCCCCCTTTATCTGGGCGATCATGCGCTCGAGTGGAATGATGTCGAAGCCAGACTGCGCGAGGCAGTCCAGGTGGGCGCGGAAGGCCGCGGGCGTGATGCCGTAGCCCATCTGCGCCTCGGGATAATCGCCTATCTGGTGATAGATGAATACCGGGCGCTCCCGAAGGCGTGCCATGCGCGTCCCCTGATTTTGGTTTCGCTCCTAGAGGAATACGTCCGGGTGATAGCTTTTCTCTGAGGGATCAGGCTTCTTCCACGGCTCGAGGAGTTTCCCTCCCCGGTAGGCGGCGCGGTAGGGCCCCTTGGGGGTCAACACCACGACCGGCTTCTTC is part of the bacterium genome and encodes:
- a CDS encoding polysaccharide deacetylase family protein is translated as MARLRERPVFIYHQIGDYPEAQMGYGITPAAFRAHLDCLAQSGFDIIPLERMIAQIKGEAPFSPRAVSLTFDGGFRDAWEVVLPLLRERNLNAAFFIPTDFVGKENSLFAGTFPCMDWTQIRELAEADMTIGSFGRRGATLREMPEAEWREDAKASRKAIEDRLGIRVRFHAYKEQYPNRSLQRWFAEEGYEAVLTQCPTFRRSNLFRIGRIQVDDDDVNILKTKASNLYLFFKDTRTWRFIRQSKLDRLMHFFFSFLERKS